The proteins below come from a single Eucalyptus grandis isolate ANBG69807.140 chromosome 3, ASM1654582v1, whole genome shotgun sequence genomic window:
- the LOC120292048 gene encoding protein lingerer-like has product MRHSFRPETSGTLDELSERRYSGEVESTNDLQDDFISAKYSTRASYHSHLSHSSTYVDEQDVMSNQKEEEEDVAENPFADFDEENFQKDNKSAIESTAVAFDDYGSDGDDYGFDLDKGAEPSVKTSQPSWESPSYPSASISSPSPKRTTVDTFTKITPQSSFSTSQHGPIFSGDLADSTVHSLADELAPVTFDESDGPSSESEVEQSDYKEERVYSSFGSQKKFGIGDLPSSSGKYSLNSKNKGLDTSDDPVDKKHQSQPFNAYEDTLVHEVEESASVFSERGTIDDSKSSHEDSYDSDLGLTFGRLTGGLKNKDDSVVQQEPESVEVGSRGPAFTSFGSGSDQIPEKTVSQDNSRSHRERQVQKVEQKRTSQGQISDSHPESYPQQESEVNETERSSSRGSSASFELREEQRGSRTRRERYIEKMQPEVDDNLTRRASTRPVIPSLVSDGIYAPEGTMKEQIYNSGSEPYTQEESEVNKRSGSTGSSTNSRERIGAGLSKDKGRSSLRSSYPTETSTRPHSAADEAYSLRSSEQSRYSKEAKGEPISETKRSSREETSKSTAMEQPSSSISKKTSSSKSGMSEDRPKPTAREQPSLPIRKKVSSAKSGMSESSKAATPSLESASREDSFNRASHVHPKLPDYDTFAATMQSLELIGSNSFGLSLWIWYIHVGHFCAWF; this is encoded by the exons ATGAGACACTCTTTTCGACCAGAGACTAGTGGCACTTTAGATGAACTGAGTGAGAGAAGATACTCTGGTGAAGTGGAATCTACTAATGATTTGCAGGATGATTTTATATCTGCTAAATATTCTACCCGTGCTTCCTATCATTCTCATTTGTCACATTCAAGCACTTATGTTGATGAGCAAGATGTTATGAGTAatcagaaggaggaggaggaggatgttGCTGAAAACCCCTTTGCcgattttgatgaagaaaactTCCAGAAAGATAATAAATCAGCAATTGAAAGCACTGCAGTAGCTTTTGATGATTATGGTTCAGATGGTGATGACTATGGGTTTGATTTGGACAAAGGAGCAGAGCCCAGTGTGAAGACCTCACAACCAAGCTGGGAATCACCTAGCTATCCATCAGCAAGTATCAGTTCGCCAAGCCCCAAAAGGACCACAGTTGACACATTTACAAAGATTACTCCCCAATCAAGTTTCTCCACTAGCCAGCACGGTCCTATATTTTCTGGCGATTTAGCTGATTCTACAGTTCATTCATTAGCAGATGAACTTGCGCCTGTGACCTTTGATGAGTCAGATGGGCCAAGTTCAGAAAGTGAAGTGGAGCAGAGCGATTATAAGGAAGAGAGAGTATATTCCAGTTTTGGATCTCAGAAAAAGTTTGGAATTGGTGATTTACCTTCTAGTTCAGGGAAATACTCGCTTAATTCAAAGAATAAAGGATTGGATACCTCTGATGATCCTGTAGATAAGAAGCACCAGAGTCAGCCCTTCAATGCTTATGAAGATACTTTGGTTCATGAAGTTGAGGAAAGTGCTTCTGTATTTTCAGAACGTGGTACAATAGATGATTCTAAATCTTCACATGAAGATAGTTACGATAGTGATTTGGGTTTGACATTTGGAAGATTGACTGGTGGTCTGAAAAATAAAG ATGATTCTGTAGTTCAGCAAGAACCGGAGAGTGTGGAAGTGGGTTCCAGAGGGCCAGCTTTCACATCTTTTGGTTCTGGTAGTGATCAGATTCCTGAGAAAACTGTTTCGCAAGATAATTCCAGAAGCCATCGAGAACGGCAGGTTCAGAAGGTGGAGCAG AAAAGGACTAGCCAAGGCCAAATTTCAGACAGCCATCCGGAATCTTACCCTCAGCAGGAGTCAGAAGTAAATGAAACTGAAAGATCAAGTTCCAGAGGTTCAAGTGCATCTTTTGAATTAAGAGAAGAACAGCGTGGTTCAAGAACCCGCCGGGAACGGTATATAGAGAAGATGCAGCCAGAAGTGGATGACAACTTGACAAGAAGAGCAAGCACGAGGCCAGTGATCCCATCTCTGGTCTCTGACGGCATTTATGCTCCAGAAGGAACTATGAAAGAACAGATTTATAACAGTGGTTCTGAACCTTATACTCAGGAGGAGTCCGAAGTGAATAAAAGATCAGGCTCCACTGGTTCATCCACAAACAGTAGAGAACGTATAGGTGCTGGGCTTTCGAAGGACAAAGGCAG ATCCTCTCTGAGGAGCTCTTATCCAACTGAAACTTCAACAAGGCCTCACTCTGCGGCTGATGAAGCCTATAGTTTGAGAAGTTCTGAACAGTCGAGGTACAGTAAGGAAGCAAAGGGCGAGCCCATTTCGGAAACCAAAAGATCGTCTCGTGAGGAGACCTCAAAGTCTACTGCAATGGAACAACCTtcgtcttcaatttcaaagaaaacttCATCCAGTAAGTCAGGTATGAGTGAAGATAGACCAAAGCCTACCGCAAGAGAGCAACCTTCCTTGCCCATCCGAAAGAAGGTTTCATCTGCTAAGTCAGGGATGAGTGAAAGTTCTAAGGCTGCAACTCCAAGCTTAGAGTCTGCATCTAGGGAGGATTCCTTCAATCGAGCAAGTCACGTTCATCCTAAGCTTCCCGACTATGATACTTTTGCTGCCACTATGCAGTCACTTGAGCTAATCGGAAGTAACTCTTTTGGTCTTTCTTTGTGGATATGGTACATTCACGTCGGTCATTTTTGTGCATggttttga
- the LOC104440305 gene encoding probable caffeoyl-CoA O-methyltransferase At4g26220: MEPTAKLVSEGPSGLLQSDELYNYVLMTSVYPREAEILKELRDAIANHPQSYFATAPDGGQFIALLLKLLNAKKTIEVGVFTGYSLLLTALTIPQDGKIIAIDVDREAYEIGLPFIKKANVEHKIDFVESQALPVLTKLIENQENESSFDFAFVDADRANLKNYHERLLRLVRVGGVIMYDNTLWGGTVALADPSSAHPMRQFAWKDSIEFNKMIAGDPRVDISQVALGDGMTICRRIY; encoded by the exons ATGGAACCAACTGCGAAACTGGTCTCTGAGGGTCCATCGGGGTTGTTGCAGAGTGATGAACTATACAAT TATGTGCTGATGACTAGCGTGTACCCCAGAGAAGCAGAGATTCTGAAGGAGCTCAGAGATGCTATTGCAAACCATCCACA GTCCTACTTTGCGACTGCGCCAGATGGGGGTCAGTTCATCGCTCTGCTCCTGAAGCTATTGAACGCGAAGAAGACTATAGAGGTCGGCGTCTTCACCGGATACTCTCTCCTCCTCACCGCTCTCACCATTCCACAAGATGGCAAG ATCATAGCGATCGATGTAGACCGAGAAGCATATGAGATCGGATTGCCGTTTATCAAGAAGGCCAATGTCGAACACAAGATCGACTTCGTTGAATCGCAAGCTTTGCCCGTCCTCACCAAATTAATAGAAAAC caagaaaatgaaagcagCTTCGACTTTGCGTTCGTCGATGCTGACCGGGCAAACCTGAAGAACTATCACGAGAGGCTACTAAGGCTGGTGAGGGTTGGGGGTGTGATCATGTATGACAACACTCTCTGGGGAGGCACTGTGGCCTTGGCCGACCCATCCTCTGCTCACCCAATGAGGCAATTCGCATGGAAGGACTCGATCGAGTTCAACAAGATGATAGCGGGTGATCCTCGGGTCGATATATCTCAAGTTGCACTGGGTGATGGGATGACGATCTGCAGGCGCATCTATTGA